TAGCAATGGGTGATAGCGAGAATAGCGAAAATCAGATTGGTGCAGAGGAaagtaagttatattttaaatatttgttctctACTTATGAAGTTTTGGGGACAAAGGGAGATAGGGAATGATACAATAAAGAAGACTATCTTGGTTTCTCTGAAGGAAACTTCATGATCaaatttctatcatttaatgCTGTGAAtgcttataatttaacattttaagtaatggcatgttaaaagaaaaaacatagtACCTTAAAGTGTTTGGCACTTATCTTTTTTCTTGCCCtcttaatctaataaaattgctttaatatttttaaccttttgtgTTTATTCAATGTGatcaaaataagtttgttttatttcattattacatTGCTTGTTCAATATTATTGTGCTGATTTTTAACTGGTTCTTTTGAAGTTTCCAGTTGTAGTTATTGTTtattagaaactttttatttcaaatcgtGTGTCTGACTTCTTTCAGTTCTTTATCTCACATACTGGTGTCTAGGgattttcttgcaaaaattaaataattaagtgtgTAGTAAATTCATTtggagtaaaattattaaagtttcaaagctgttattaataaaaattttaaaatgtagctttttcatttatatagtaaatacaaacttaaattttatttaatctctttcaatattaaatatttttgaaaattcaaataagttaTTACTATCCAAGCATGACCATCAAAATGTAAATCATCAGTTCTTTATAATAttaggtaatttaattaaataaaatctttttttttttctgttcaaaacTCAACAGTTACAAAGTTATCTCAAATGTTACACAAACTGGTACAGTATGAATTAGTAGAACTTTATAAGTTACTAAATCAGGATATCtaagaaaagtaatttgttattgaattatttttccccaatttgattttttaaattcttatctaagtcttagaaaatttatattcaaactttctctgcatttttaaattatgtttttggaAAAGTTTGTGACACCTTTTGGATGATTTTCTGCATAATGGCCAATTCAGTATGtgcttatatttttcttccttttttatttttactttttcttttgctaCTGCATTTTGGTATGTAAAAAGTAAGAGCGATAGTGCAATAGAAAGGCCTtcctcttattttattttgttccctATAGAAACACTTAAGCCTACCTGTTATTTGGTTAAGATAAATAATTGGACAAAACAAATTCCTAGACTGCAGTGTAATGAGGGATGTTCTTCTATgatagcctttttttttttttttttttttttttttttttttNtttttttttttttttttttaaacacttctgTAAGTTAACGCTCTATTTTGAGATATTACAAGCTCCTTaatagtcgagccatttttcaaaatttgaaatttttcgcgggtcgcaattaaatacgtatttaaaatgaattagaaaaaaatttttaacagaaattatgtttattgaaaacatataaataataaaagtacaaaatatgtgtattgaatttaaatattaaaaattaggcacatttattttaattctcttaataattctttcaaatttgctGAATAAGtggtgacagcacttctcagtaattctttgagatgctggttagttaatactgatcggtgtttggatttcacgaattttaaagtggaataaaatgattcacataagtacgttgttccgaatattgaaataattcgacaagcagccttttttaattctgaatacttcgattctggtacaaatttccaaTATTCAGTAATTGacgtcgacttatattttaattgtagagaagggaaaaaaaatcaagagatgatttaaaatatttcgagtCTTGAAATCTATTTTGGAATTCCGTCAATATTCTTTCTAGCTTTTTTATATACTTGTTgagtttttcttgtttaatattgaaacaaattttttataattcaaggAAAAtgacaatgttttatttttaatgtcctTTTGAAAGAGTTGTAATTTACTTTGTAAATTAGTATATCATACCAGGGTTTAAGCTGagtctaaaaattcattagcaaaaaagctgaaatctgaaaaaaagttttagcaaaatgctaaaatgccagtaggcttataaaattactttatatcaaacaagtactgtaagttatctgacaaagaatagcttaatgtacaagaatatcaaaaagaatacctataacaaaaaaaaaaaaacacatttattatttataaaaacattttggtttataattaacaatcttCCTTTCTTTCATGTTTGCCCATTTTACAAATGCTTCTTGAAAGTTAAATGCACTTTCAAGGCCctcaatattaatcattaacaaATTGTTTACATGGTTGATTAACAACCTGTTtcgaatattagttttaatcaaattaaggcAGCTAAAGCCCCTTTCACAGTCAACAGTGTGCATTGGTATTGTTGCACAATACTCTataacagaaattattaatgGGTACTGTTCAGACACATCAttggtatataaaaataaaagtaattcattaaatGACATGTTTTTACATTGTTGCATTAAGATGTGTTTAAATAATCCCCATTCACAAAGTAATTCAGTTTCTGTAAACTGAAAATCTTTTCTGGGAGATTccgaaaacaaattgaaaatgcaaCGGATTTCCTTTACACCATAATGCTGTAATTCTTCCGAACTATGGGGCATCCTGCTAGgtataaatatattgaacattTCGATTTTATCCAAATCTCCCAATCtatcagtaatattttcaatgatacagtttaaaaaattgtgcatcAAATTACGGAATCTTTTCCTCTGTTTCAGTCCATCTAAAATTATATGGCCCTGAAACTCAAATTTTTCACTTTCCTTCTTAGACACATCATCTAAAAAACTCATATAATGAGTGCCGgtgccattttttatttcttctaaactTGAAATACAAGCCTTCACACTTGATtgaacatattcaaaatttaaattagatttttgaaatatgaggCTTTATtaatgttgaacatgatatcATTCATGATGGCAGTGGttgctaaaaacaaaaaagtagttatattttttagcaaCCCTTGAGCAACAGGACGTTTGTCTTCCATTAAAACACCAACAAGAGCTTGCCAGTTGCAATCCAGAGCTGTAACTGAATTCCCCAAAGACAACCACCGAGTTGTTGATAACTTTATGAATTTCCTTGATTTTTGTTCAAGGATATCTTGAACATTCTTCAATCGCCTGGTATTTGCAGGGGAGCATTCAAAATAagagtgaattatttttattatgtccTGAAACTTTACCAGGTAAGCATTCTCAGACGCTGCTTGGCTCATGGCTAATGCTAGCCTATGTGCCATACAATGTACTGAAATTAAATGCGAATTTTGGTTTTTGAACAGAGCAGCAACCCCCGCTCTAACACCAGTCATAACTGAAGGTCCATCTGTACCTAAGGATGAGCATTTTGTAACATCTATTTTCAAACTCTCAAGTGTATTTATcgaagaagaataaataaaattagcaccCTCCATTTCTACTAAACTTAGATAATGTGTAGACAATCTACCTTGATGAAGCACTTTTAGGTAGATAATTAAACTTTGATCTATGGAAACATCCGTACATTCATCAATTATGACGGAGAACCATCTTGCTGAATTAACTTAATGcagtattttttcttgaatggtCATGGCAAGAGCCATTTCCATGTCCCGAATGCTGTCATAACTTTCATAAGAGGCTGTACCTATATTCAATCCACTGAGACTGGAACAACCTAAATCTATGCACAAATCTTTTATTGAACTAAACTTTCTAGTAGCCAAATGTTCCTTTGCTTGCATATAGACTATTTTCATTGCTGAAATAACTGATTCATTAGCACTGGAAATTGATTTTGCAACAGATTTCCCCCAGGCATTGCTCTCCATCAAGGCCTTGTTTTCTACAGCATGTTTATGGTCAATGCTCAGTTCATGCTTTTTCAATACATCTACTTTAGAAATCAAGCATCCTGAAAGATAAATAAGGGgaatataattaacataaaaattgagacaccaagaaaataattttaggataaaaaatCAGCTTAATTATCAGCATATATAATGTGATATATATTATAGAAGTACAAATAAATACACATACCTGTTGAGCTGGATAAAATATTGAACTTCTTATCAGAAACACACAAATTGCACTTGAAAGATGGCAAATTGTTAATCCACTCAACTTCCAGCCATTTGTATAGGGAGCACCACTTAACAACGAGATTTCTTGAAGAAATCGAAGTGTTATACTTTTTCCCTTATTTTCATCATTAGTTTGCAGCGAATCCtcgtttcttcttttctttatcagaaatttttccatgtgtgcatagatgaaaacaaataaaaacactcaaaataaaataggcaacttttaattcttttctaacGAACGTAAAACGTGCAAGATGCGAGAAAAGTATGCAATCACGCCGCCGAGAAACCGTGATGACGAAATCGGTGTTTGAAAGCGGGAGACACGTCTGCTTCAACCAATAAAAAGCGTAGAAAAATTAAGTCCAGATTTCTCAGAAAAGATCTCTCTTTGTGTCACATTCCTACTTGCAGCAGGAGGGGGAGGGAAAACTTGTTTTTAGTCTTGTGGttggtttatttttcttttcttctcggTGAAACTCATATTCTAGCCATTTTTGTTGATCGCTATGCTTCATCTCGTttgatcacatttttttttcgtgaacgCTAGCGTCATGGTTCTTCTTGCGaaagatatttagattttttctccttcttgtttgatcaagtttttttcataaatgttagCGTCATGGTTTTTCGcggaagcttttttttaatggaatttagtaaaatgctttgttgaattttagcatttttgaggggtcttttcgcattttgcgaaaaaagctaCCGTAGCGGAAACCCTGTATCATACACTGTGAGAggttagatattattttatctttcctCTGTAATTGTAAATTCAGTGTTTGCGAATGTTCCATGACACCAGTTAAAAACATCAAGTCTTGTAACCACTAATCATCGTCTAATTCTGAATAggttatttccttttctttcagaaatgcAGTTATCAGAtcaaaaaaatctacaaaacaatttaatacgTTGTAGCTAGATAACCATCTAGcaatgcaaaagaaattaatgtcaTTAAGTTCTTCGTCCTTTAATTCTTTATGGAAATGTTTGAATAGTTGATGATTTTTTGCATTGGTGCCAATGTAATTTACAAGTTGCACTGTACAggatgttttaaatattttgtaacgaGATGTTCTCGGTGAACTATGCAGTGAATTGGTATGAATTGTGGAGTTTGAGGATCATCTTTCAAaagaccaattttttttacccagCATTGCCAGAGCTCCATCAGTAGCAATGCTTGCAAGTTTATTAAGAGGCACatcaaaagttttcattatggaatctaatgcatttttaatatcggCACCCCGGGTTGACTCTTGAAGTGCTACTGAGTCTAATAATTCTTCTTTAACAACGAAGTCGGATGTGAAAACTGCCAATTGCGGAAGATCTGTGATATCTGTCGATTCGTCAGGGGCTAGGCTGAATGTAATACagttcttcaaattattttttaaattatattccagCGATGTATTAATTGTTGTTCTGTTGTGTGTCTCGAAATGGGAATTTGCAAAACAACTTGGTGCAGTGCTGCATTATTTGGATCTAAAACTTTAAGTACATcttacaaagtattttttaaataaactctcCCTCTCCATATGGACATTTTGCACGAGCAATATTCCAGGTAATAACAAAACTGGCTTCAGCCACATTATTAGCTTGATTGCTAAAGGTCTTCAAAGTtgactgtttatttaaatttgattttaaagaagCAAGTTTATCTTATCTTAATTTGATGGATACTGATTAGAAAACTGGGGATGATTGGTTTCATAATGTCGACGTAAATTGctagctttataatttttgaccGTAGAATTACCAATAACACAATGCTTTTCTGTCattgtcaataaaaaagaaattctcccactcattattaaaacttttattttcttactcgtatttgctttttttattttcgttcgctgttgtcatattttgaaaagaactggaaataaaaaaatttagaaaatacaagttttgtgttattaaaataatgacatgTGTTATGTactatgaaacaaatttaattaacttaccAAAAATTCCAGATTACAAATTATATCCATAGCAAGAGTGATACAAATTATTTCCTCCAAAACACGATATCAACTGTCGGTTGCAATGAAGGTTTGCAAATTCAAAATCGGTCTGGAGTCGGTCGATTACGCCACTGTTTATGTTCGTTCACATAGTTTTCGATGAATCATATCATTCTTAACTTGAAcggaaatgaaatttgttacaACATTGCACTTAGTCTTTCTTACTACTtgtcagtaatttaaaagacattttgaaacacgtaccaaacgataataatttttgatgataaaatagcACAAAAAGGAAAAGGGAACTCTggtacatttatcgagagccacaaataatccttcatAGAGCCGCAGGCTAGCCCCCCCCCCTTGTTATAATCAATGCTAACCAGTGGCCCCCATTCCCCCAAGCTCTTGGGCAAATtctaaattcccccccccccaaactatttgttttatttagtgtaaaaatcccCCCCCCTGGTGGGGGCCCCTGATGCTAACTCATAAACACAATTCTAACATGTCTGTTAAAATCAAAGCTTAAATTGtgcctttttttatatatatattgacccttatttaacttttataaaacaattaattctaAATGAACCTTTATATTCTCATAAGAGTTACTCATGTTATGTATTTTtgctgtatattttttaaaaatagactgCATATTAATTCTATTTCCTTCCTCTAGTTCCTTCTAAAATCTCTTATCCTGATGTAGAAAATCCTGCTTTTAATGGAAATGGTAAGGAAAAGATcgtattaccttttttttttatgttgactGACAAATGactgtgtttataaataaattttgaagtctGTCTTcagtttttgtagttttctaTTAATCATGCTGTAAAGGTAGCTGAAAATTGACAAACCTGTGGCAAATTATTAAGTACTTATGGCCATTTGTTCACCTAGCATTGCTATCAAAATAAGTGAGACAATGTTTTCTGTTTATGTATATTTGTTTGCCCTAAATCAAGTGCCACTAAACATGAGTCAGTAGAGTAAATAGGTCAAAATTTGATAGAAAGTACCTTTAATATTGGCATTTTTGTAACTTGTTGTAATAGTGGGCTTCATGCAATATGCAGTAcaccttttttaaatgaaaacctaACTAAACTTAAAACCTGAATGTTTACACATTGACTAGCAGccaatataattatatacaaaatgagtatcattattttatgtttgtgtaTAAAGTATCTTACAATAATTTCAGGACATGAAATCCAAATGCAAGATGTAGGAAATGGTATATCAAAGTCAACAATAGTACCAGTGGCCACATCAGctgaaataagcaaaattgtAAGTTTCCTTATGCATTAAGACTGTAACTATCCAAATTAATCAGGAACACATATGATCTACATAATCTCTTGATAACCAAATtgtgctttaatttaaaaacaatgttagaATTTGTGCCATGTGTCCGTAACTTCAAATCATTTGAATTACATTATGTTCTTTGCCTTGTTTGAGTTCTATGGAGTTTTGTTGtttggaattaattttatatctaaaataagaCAGAGCAtcactaatttgaaaaataagagtTAATTTCAGTTGATATTTTGTCTGtaacaaattattgatttttattcaggTGATATGTGTGGGAAATTgaactataaaataatcttGCGTGCTATTCAAACGAATACTTAAAAGACTGGATGTACTGCTTAGGCAAAAACATGCACAGCTAGATTTGAGTGTGATCTAATATTAAAGTCGCTAAGATTTATGCATGCATGTTGGCGAATTAACCATTATATTAAGACAGATAATCCGGCATCAGAGAGTGATAAAAGTCTGCTGTATATAGATTTAAgagtttattctattttaagagGAAAGAGACTTACTACTCTGAATAAATTGCATGCAAGTGCAGGGAGCAATCCAGGTTTTATATTTTGAGacccatttttatgaaaaagaatggAAAATTATTCTGGTGAAAATTCCTGAATGAAAAGCATTCaccatattttatgtttcatgtcatttattgatgtttaatataatacaa
Above is a window of Parasteatoda tepidariorum isolate YZ-2023 chromosome 5, CAS_Ptep_4.0, whole genome shotgun sequence DNA encoding:
- the LOC139425569 gene encoding uncharacterized protein, producing the protein MTEKHCVIGNSTVKNYKASNLRRHYETNHPQFSNHLAPDESTDITDLPQLAVFTSDFVVKEELLDSVALQESTRGADIKNALDSIMKTFDVPLNKLASIATDGALAMLGKKYNTSISSRNLVVKWCSLYKWLEVEWINNLPSFKCNLCVSDKKFNILSSSTGCLISKVDVLKKHELSIDHKHAVENKALMESNAWGKSVAKSISSANESVISAMKIVYMQAKEHLATRKFSSIKDLCIDLGCSSLSGLNIGTASYESYDSIRDMEMALAMTIQEKILH